Part of the Pseudoalteromonas aliena SW19 genome, TCTTTTACAAGTGCAGGCAAAACAACTTGTTGTGCGTAATCAGTAGCGGCTATTACAAACGCACCGTTAACCGTTTTTGAGTCAAATATTTTAGGTGCCAATAATGCCTGAAAGTCGTTTAGCAGCTTGTCTATATCTACTGATAGCTCCTCAGCATAGGGCGTAGGCACAAAACCAGTTGTTTTTCTTAAAAACAACTGGTCGTTAAACACATCACGTAGCTTTTTAAGTTGCTCACTCACTGCTTGCTGGGTTAAGCCCAACTTACTCGCCGCTTTTGATGCGTTTTTTTCGCGAATGAGCGCTTGGAAAATACGCAGCTGTTTTATATCTAGCCTGTCTAACTTACTCATGGTAATGCCCTTGTTGTTTAAGCATGATTAACGTATCACATTACCAATTATTTTTGTATCACTTACATGAAATGGTTGTTTTTAGTTGTTGAGATACCCCCTTACTATGCCCCTACACAATGAATCGAATGATTGGATCAAACAATGAAAACAGTAATTTTAATAGGCGCACAAGGCAAAATGGGTCAAGCGGCATTAGCTGGTTTATCTAAGCACAAAGTAATTACCGCAGGTCGCTCTGGCGATGTAGATCATATTGTTGATATTACCAGTGAGCAGTCAATTGCTGAACTGTATAAAAAGGTAGGCTATTTTGATGCCGTAGTTAATACAGTGGGTTTATGTGAGTACGAAACGTTTGCAGATATGAGCGAAGCCCAGTGGATGAGCACTATTATGAGTAAAATGATGGGGCAAATTAACCTTGTACGCATAGGCCAAAAGTACATTGCTGATGGCGGTTCATTTACGTTAATTAGCGGTATTTTAAACGTTAAGCCTATTCCGTTTGCGATTGCTGATGCAACAACTAGCGGTGCAATAGATACCTTTGTTAGATGTGTATCACTAGAAATGTCTCGTGGCACACGTATTAACGTGGTTAACCCTACCGTACTAGAAGAAGCATGGGGCGTTTACGGTGAAATGATGCCAGGTTTTCAGCCAGTACCAGGTAAACTTGTAGGTAAAGCGTTTGAGCGTTCGGTTGATGGCTTTATCTCTGGTGAAGTTATTTTTGTAGACGCATAACGGCCCATACCTAAAGTCTAATTAGTAGTCTGTTATTGAGAGAAATCTAATGAAAAGTCATGTACTGATATTAATACTAACTACTATCGCTCTTTCTGGCTGCAGTAGCGTGCCAGTAAGTAGTGTAAATAGTACTGTTGAAAGCCCTGCTGGTACAAAAAAAACGTGTAAAAGGGTACCTAGGCATAAAACACATATTAAGCTTTGTAGGCCAGAAACCAAGCTTAATTGATATATGTTACAGGCCGAATAGTTTGTTATTCGGCCATATTATTTTAAGCTATGTAATGTAATTAGATTTAATTAAACAACCATAATAAGTTAAAGTTTGAACTGGCTGCAAATTTTAATCAGTAAAACTTATTTTTGTAAGAAATTTGAGTGTTAATGATTAAATCACTCATAACTGAGGTTGTGAACTTAGCTCAGCCACTGAGTGATTTTTTTGATAATTAAAATTGATTAAACAATCGATTCAACAATTTTTAATGCTTTAAGCTCGTTTTCATCGGTAATGCCATCAGCTTCAATCACTTGTTTGAGAAGTTCTAATACAAATACCCTCATTGGTTGATCAATAATATGTGTCATCCGATGTTGAATAAATGAATCTATTTCACCGCTCTGCACGGCTAAAACACATTTCCTGGTCATATCTACCATATAATTATCAAGCTCAATAGCTGAGTTCCACTCTATCTTATGTGCCCATGCTTCAACTACATTTAGCTCTTCATCAGCAATAGATCCATCCACGGTAACAAAAAGCAAAGCAAGATCTAGAAGTGATTCTTTTTGTAGTTGTTCGACACAGATACCCATATCAAAATTATTTAATAATTGCTCAAATTTCATAACGGTCCTTTGATAAAATAAAGATAGAGTATTTGAGCTTATACCAAACCACTTTAAAAAGTAACCAAATAGGCTTCACTAATTAGGTGTGTTCGACTTGAGACGGTTGAACTTTTAATTGAGCTTGTCGCTGTGAGTGTGGTTTTTTAGGCAAGGCATAACTTACTTTACAGACTATTATTAACTGCAAATAGCGCTTTCATTATATATTTCACCTACAAACGCGGTGCTGGCTTGTAGTGAAATTTATACAAAAACACCGAGCTAATTTGCTCGGTGTTTAATTATTTTTAACAGCGGGTGCTGATTTAGCTTGTTTGGCCTTGTATAAACTTAAACAACATACCCACTAAAGCCTAGCGCTTTAAAATACAGTTTAGGAATACCAAATTTACACTCGTTAAGCAGTTCACTAAAGCGCATTCTATCAAGCGGGTAAAACTCGCTTTCTAGGTTGTGTCCCATTTGTGTTTGCCCTGCTGCTGTTAAACCAAGCTGCGCGCATGTTGTAAGTTGTGCTTCGCGCTCAAATGAAGTTTCGGCACGCATTAAATCGGCAATATACAGGTGTGCGTCTTTTTTAAGAGTGGCTTTAATCGCTTTTAATAACTGTTTTTTATCGCCGTTGTCTTGTACAAAATGCATAACGAGTAAACATAAAACGGCATCAGCTTGTGTGTTTAACGTCTCAACTGAACCGCTATGAATAGTCACTCGGTTTTTTATGCCTTGCTCGTCAAAGCGCTGTTTTGCGATCGCCAGCATATCAGCAGATAAGTCTTGCGCGGTAAATTGCCATGTAGGGTTCTGGGAGGCCAGTGTCAGAATTTCTTTGCCAGTGCCTGCCCCTACTACTAAAACATGTGCATTGTCGCTTAGCGTTGCTTGTAATTGTGCATTAGTAAGTTGATGTAATAGCTCGTAACCAGGTACTAAACGGGTAATGCGGCTATCGTACTGAGTTGCTTCTTCGCCTGTAAATGTTGGCACTTTAAACTCCTACTAATTTGTTATAAAACTTCAACGGTGGAGTATCCACCTGGCTTTTTACTTACATGTACTTGCGTGGCTACGCGTTCACTCATTTCGCTAACGTGCGAAATAACGCCTACTTTTCTACCCTGTGCTTGCAAAGAATCCAAAGCGTCCATTGCAATACTTAGGGTTTCGCTGTCTAACGTACCAAACCCTTCGTCAATAAACAAAGAATTGATTTGTACTTTATTTGATGAAAGCGATGCTAAACCAAGCGCAAGCGCTAGCGATACTAAAAACGATTCACCGCCTGAAAGTGTATTAACGGAGCGTTGCTCGTCGGCCATGTCGCGGTCGATAATAGCAATGTCTAGCGATTGCGCAATAGCAGTAAGCTCGTAGCGTTTGTTGAGTGTTTTTAAATGGCTGTTGGCATAGTGCAGTAATATTTTTAACGTTTGTGTTTGCGCTAAGTTACGCATGGTTTTACCCGTTGCATCGCCCAATACTTTATTAAGCAAATGCCACTGCTCAACCTGGGTTTTAAGCGTAGCTAACACAGCTTGTTTGCCTTCAAGCGCTTTCGCATTTTGGTTATGTTGTTCAATAGCGGTATTAGTTGCTAGTAGTGAATTTTGCAGCTGCGTTTGTTGCTCGTTTAAGCTATTTAATTGCGTATTTAAAGCCTCTGCGTCTTGCGTTGGCTTATCACTATTGTTGTGTTTATCAAGAGTAAGTTGCTGCTGTTTTAATGCGGCATTCACATCTGTTAGCGCCTGAGTTAACTGCTCGTGTTGAGTTAAATGCGCTTTAATAGTATCACTACTAAGCGTTAGTAAAATTTTGACCTGTTCGTGCGTTGCATTGCTGTATTGCGCTTTAAAGTCAGTAAACCACTCGTTATAACGTTCTTCAAGCGTTGCTAGCTCTTGGCTGTTTTCAAGTAAGCGTTGCTCTACATTTTTAAGCGTTATAGCGTGCTCATCTCGTTGTTTTATAGCGTCGTCATAGGCTTTTTGACTCGCTTGAACTTGCGTTTGGCTTTGCTCTTGCTCACTTATAATTTTTGCTTGGTAGTCGTCTGCGCTTATTGGCTGGTTATTAAATAAAGCTAAGCGCTCACTTTGCGTAGCGTTTAATAGCGCTTTAGCTTTTGCGAGTTCTTCATTAAGCGTTTTTAACGACAGTTCGCTTTTACTTATAAGTGGGGTGAGCTGCTTTATTTGCTCATTAGCTGTGTGTTGACGTTTTTGGCTTTGCTCAAGTTGCATTTGAGTTTGCTGGTATTGCGTAACCAGCTCGTGCAACTGGATAAGCTCAAGCGTATTGGCCTGTAGTTGTTGCCAAAAATCACAGTTTTCAAATTGAATATTGAGCGTTGTACCCAGCTCGTTAATTTGTGCACTTAGCTCGCTATGCTTACTCGTTATTTGGTTTTGCTGGTGTGTAAGTTCAAGGTGTTTATTACTCAGTTGCTGCTGAGCCTGCTGCTCTGCTTTAAATGCTGCTTGTAACTCATTTACTTTAGTTTGCAGAGTACGTTGGCGTTTTTGTTGCTCAAAGTACTGCGCTTTCTGATCGTTTAATTGCTTATAAGTCACTTCAAGCTGATCAGGCGTTAAGTCGTTAAGCTCACTACGTGCGCCTTGCATGGTATTTTTAATGTCGAGCTGTTTAGCTTTTGCCGTTTGTATTACTTGATCAAGTTGTCCGTGCTCTGCGGTTAATACGGCATGTTGAGTTTGATGCTTATGCAGCTCACTTTGTGCATGCTCAAATTGCTTTTTAGCAGTATTAAAAGCATTTTCAAAATCAGTAATTAAGTTACTTAATTGCTGATTTTGATTTACCACGTACGGGTGCTCCGTTGCACCGCACACTAAACAAGGCTCATTAGGGCGAAGCTCAGTGCGTAAATGCTCTACGTTTTCGCTGGCTCTTAAACGGGCTTGGTTAAGTGCGTACTCGCTGCCTTTTAGCGCTTGCTCGCTGCTTATTAAATGCTGATTAAGTAAAGCATGGGCTTGCTGGCTCTCATTTAGCTGTTGATTGAGCACTTGCTGGCGTTGAGTGCTTTGTTTTAGGTCTGCGTTAAATTGCTTATAGCGCTCTCGCTGCTCTTTTAGGTAATCAATATTTTTTAGCTGCGCGTCGCAGTGCTCTGCATTAAATTCATTAAGCTGATTATTTAATATCTGTAAAGCAGACTGCTCACTGGTGAGCACCGCCTCGCACTGCTGCACTTTATTATTTTGCGTATTTAAAAGATCACTCTGATTTGCAAGCTCACTATTAAGAGTTTGGTTTTGCGCAGCGTTTGCGGTTAATTGCTGCTGTGCATTTAAGTAGGTATTAAAGCTTTGCTGATAGTAGCTCCAGTCTTTTGCTAAAACGTGCAGCTGTGCATGCTCATTAAGCCATTGCTGGCTTTTAGTTGAGTCGATATTGGCAATTTCTAGCTCGTTATTGCTTTGCTTAAGCTGTTGTTTGAGATCATCAAACTGAGATTGCTCTTTGGTTATTTGTGACTCAGCGCCTTTTACCGTTTGGGTTTGCAAAGCAATGTTGCTGTCGAGCTCTCTCGCTTTAACTATAACGGGCGCTGCATTTTGTTTTTGCTCATTGGCGTTATTAAGCAGCTCGGTATGCTTAACAAGTGCTGTATTACGCTCGTTAATGACCGCTAAATGGTCAACACTTTTAAGCGATGAAATTTGCTGATTTAACGTTGTGTTTTGATCAGTTAATTGAGTAAAGCGGCTGCGGTTATCTTTTATTTCAAGCGCTTGTTTAGCTTGTTTTACCTGCTCGCTTTGTGAGGTAATACTTTCAAGCGCTGAGCTTGCTTGTTGCTGGGTTTGCTGTGCT contains:
- a CDS encoding short chain dehydrogenase; this translates as MKTVILIGAQGKMGQAALAGLSKHKVITAGRSGDVDHIVDITSEQSIAELYKKVGYFDAVVNTVGLCEYETFADMSEAQWMSTIMSKMMGQINLVRIGQKYIADGGSFTLISGILNVKPIPFAIADATTSGAIDTFVRCVSLEMSRGTRINVVNPTVLEEAWGVYGEMMPGFQPVPGKLVGKAFERSVDGFISGEVIFVDA
- a CDS encoding class I SAM-dependent methyltransferase; protein product: MPTFTGEEATQYDSRITRLVPGYELLHQLTNAQLQATLSDNAHVLVVGAGTGKEILTLASQNPTWQFTAQDLSADMLAIAKQRFDEQGIKNRVTIHSGSVETLNTQADAVLCLLVMHFVQDNGDKKQLLKAIKATLKKDAHLYIADLMRAETSFEREAQLTTCAQLGLTAAGQTQMGHNLESEFYPLDRMRFSELLNECKFGIPKLYFKALGFSGYVV
- a CDS encoding AAA family ATPase; amino-acid sequence: MKITAVRIHNLASIVDAEIDFTIAPLKDAGLFAITGDTGAGKSTFLDAICLALYTKTARLRGDKGNLIEFNGDSIKLNDARNLLRRGTWEGYAEVDFLGQDKQLYRARYTISRTHKKVTGKLKVAEHTLVTLPDETLIADKSHTIKEVESKIGLNFEQFSRAVLLAQHEFAAFLKATGDERAQLLECLTGTDKFSRIGVRIFERHKEQVAKLEALKAGLQSYTLLTPEELELQQTKLTDLKAQTEHTKKELTKTEKALNWYQQATVLEQNLLQAQQTQQQASSALESITSQSEQVKQAKQALEIKDNRSRFTQLTDQNTTLNQQISSLKSVDHLAVINERNTALVKHTELLNNANEQKQNAAPVIVKARELDSNIALQTQTVKGAESQITKEQSQFDDLKQQLKQSNNELEIANIDSTKSQQWLNEHAQLHVLAKDWSYYQQSFNTYLNAQQQLTANAAQNQTLNSELANQSDLLNTQNNKVQQCEAVLTSEQSALQILNNQLNEFNAEHCDAQLKNIDYLKEQRERYKQFNADLKQSTQRQQVLNQQLNESQQAHALLNQHLISSEQALKGSEYALNQARLRASENVEHLRTELRPNEPCLVCGATEHPYVVNQNQQLSNLITDFENAFNTAKKQFEHAQSELHKHQTQHAVLTAEHGQLDQVIQTAKAKQLDIKNTMQGARSELNDLTPDQLEVTYKQLNDQKAQYFEQQKRQRTLQTKVNELQAAFKAEQQAQQQLSNKHLELTHQQNQITSKHSELSAQINELGTTLNIQFENCDFWQQLQANTLELIQLHELVTQYQQTQMQLEQSQKRQHTANEQIKQLTPLISKSELSLKTLNEELAKAKALLNATQSERLALFNNQPISADDYQAKIISEQEQSQTQVQASQKAYDDAIKQRDEHAITLKNVEQRLLENSQELATLEERYNEWFTDFKAQYSNATHEQVKILLTLSSDTIKAHLTQHEQLTQALTDVNAALKQQQLTLDKHNNSDKPTQDAEALNTQLNSLNEQQTQLQNSLLATNTAIEQHNQNAKALEGKQAVLATLKTQVEQWHLLNKVLGDATGKTMRNLAQTQTLKILLHYANSHLKTLNKRYELTAIAQSLDIAIIDRDMADEQRSVNTLSGGESFLVSLALALGLASLSSNKVQINSLFIDEGFGTLDSETLSIAMDALDSLQAQGRKVGVISHVSEMSERVATQVHVSKKPGGYSTVEVL